A stretch of the Capsicum annuum cultivar UCD-10X-F1 chromosome 10, UCD10Xv1.1, whole genome shotgun sequence genome encodes the following:
- the LOC107843834 gene encoding exosome complex component RRP43: protein MTAANGLSDLSSEMEVAAFRRLFPLRYHEQHLLKSVRPDARKLGSARDTTVALGAVASADGSALAKIGATTMLAAIKMEVMTPTMESPDEGSLAIEFHMPPICSPLVRPGRPADVASVISKQLSDTILSSGMIDLKELCLVGGKAAWMAYLDIYCLDADGALFDAALLSAVAAFSHLNIPVVSLNDDGRIVLVSEDTVQLKLEKEPVNTEKRKLKLNSPPFSLTCILHKNYILADPTAEEESIMETVVTVVLDSSYQLVSLYKPGGPVLGHTSIIQDCVALARQRVKELQNVLNEAISDMEID from the exons ATGACTGCTGCCAATGGCTTGAGTGACTTGTCTTCAGAGATGGAGGTGGCTGCATTTAGACGTCTTTTCCCTTTGCGCTATCATGAGCAACATCTTCTTAAATCTGTCCGACCTGATGCCCGAAAGCTTGGAAGTGCTAGAGATACAACAGTAGCACTTG GTGCTGTTGCCTCTGCTGATGGATCAGCACTGGCCAAGATTGGCGCCACT ACAATGCTGGCTGCCATCAAAATGGAAGTAATGACACCAACAATGGAATCTCCAGATGAGGGATCTCTAG CTATCGAATTCCACATGCCTCCCATTTGTTCTCCCCTGGTTCGACCTGGTAGGCCTGCGGATGTAGCATCAGTAATTTCAAAGCAGCTGTCAGACACTATCTTGAG TTCTGGCATGATTGACTTAAAAGAATTGTGCTTGGTTGGAGGAAAAGCTGCATGGATGGCCTACCTG GACATATACTGTTTGGATGCGGATGGTGCCCTGTTTGACGCTGCATTACTGTCTGCAGTTGCTGCCTTTTCGCATT TGAACATTCCAGTAGTGTCTTTGAATGATGATGGGCGAATAGTTCTCGTTTCTGAGGACACTGTCCAATTGAAATTAGAGAAGGAGCCCGTGAATACAGAGAAAAGAAAGCTCAAATTGAACTCTCCGCCATTCTCGTTAACATGCATACTTCACAAGAACTACATCCTCGCAGATCCTACAGCAGAGGAAGAATCAATAATGGAAACGGTTGTAACTGTGGTATTGGACTCGTCTTACCAGCTTGTTTCGCTTTATAAACCAGGTGGACCAGTTCTTGGCCATACATCAATTATCCAG GATTGCGTCGCGCTAGCAAGACAGAGAGTGAAAGAGCTTCAGAATGTCTTGAACGAAGCAATTTCTGATATGGAGATAGACTAA
- the LOC107845155 gene encoding cycloartenol-C-24-methyltransferase isoform X2 produces the protein MSKSGTLDLATGVGGKIEKKQVLSAVEKYEKYHACDREAEEERKANYIDMVNKYYDLATSFYEYGWGESFHFAPRWKGESLRESIKRHEHFLALQLGVKQGQKVLDVGCGIGGPLREIARFSGTYVTGINNNEYQVTRGKELNRIAGVDYTCSYVKFDCYKEIFRVLKPGQYFANYEWCITDFFDPNNSNHRRIKREVELGNGLPDIRSMGQCIEALKHAGFEIIWDKDIAIDSPLPWYLPLDKSHFSLSNIRVTALGRFFTRNMVKFLERVGLAPEGSQKVQAILEQAADALVEGGKEGIFTPMYFFLARKPSVTDDLPT, from the exons ATGTCAAAATCTGGAACATTGGATCTGGCTACTGGGGTTGGTGGCAAGATTGAGAAGAAGCAAGTACTTTCAGCTGTTGAAAA GTACGAAAAATATCATGCCTGTGATAGAGAAGCGGAGGAAGAGAGGAAAGCTAACTACATTGATATG GTTAACAAATATTATGATCTAGCAACAAGCTTTTATGAGTATGGTTGGGGTGAATCTTTCCATTTTGCTCCAAG ATGGAAAGGGGAATCACTTCGAGAAAGTATCAAACGGCATGAACACTTTCTTGCTCTACAATTAGGCGTAAAGCAAGGACAAAAG GTTTTGGATGTTGGATGCGGAATTGGTGGCCCCTTAAGAGAAATTGCCAGATTTAG TGGTACATATGTTACTGGAATCAACAACAATGAATATCAAGTGACACGAGGAAAA GAACTAAACCGTATTGCAGGAGTTGACTACACATGCAGTTATGTGAAG TTTGATTGCTACAAGGAAATATTCCGAGTGTTGAAGCCTGGACAATATTTTGCTAATTATGAATGGTGTATCACCGATTTCTTTGATCCTAATAATTCTAATCACCGGAGAATCAAG CGCGAGGTAGAGCTTGGCAATGGACTTCCTGATATTAGATCCATGGGCCAGTGCATTGAAGCTCTGAAACATGCAGGTTTTGAG ATTATTTGGGACAAGGATATTGCTATCGACTCTCCTCTCCCTTGGTATTTGCCTCTGGATAAAAGTCATTTCTCCCTAAGTAATATACGTGTGACAGCTCTTGGACGCTTTTTCACCAGAAACATG GTAAAATTCTTAGAGCGAGTCGGCCTTGCCCCCGAGGGAAGCCAAAAGGTTCAAGCCATCCTGGAGCAAGCTGCTGATGCACTTGTTGAAGGTGGAAA GGAAGGCATTTTCACTCCAATGTATTTCTTCTTGGCAAGAAAGCCTTCTGTTACTGATGATCTACCGACCTAA
- the LOC107845155 gene encoding cycloartenol-C-24-methyltransferase isoform X1 — MSKSGTLDLATGVGGKIEKKQVLSAVEKYEKYHACDREAEEERKANYIDMVNKYYDLATSFYEYGWGESFHFAPRWKGESLRESIKRHEHFLALQLGVKQGQKVLDVGCGIGGPLREIARFSGTYVTGINNNEYQVTRGKELNRIAGVDYTCSYVKADFMCMPFADNSFDGIFAIEATCHAPNVFDCYKEIFRVLKPGQYFANYEWCITDFFDPNNSNHRRIKREVELGNGLPDIRSMGQCIEALKHAGFEIIWDKDIAIDSPLPWYLPLDKSHFSLSNIRVTALGRFFTRNMVKFLERVGLAPEGSQKVQAILEQAADALVEGGKEGIFTPMYFFLARKPSVTDDLPT, encoded by the exons ATGTCAAAATCTGGAACATTGGATCTGGCTACTGGGGTTGGTGGCAAGATTGAGAAGAAGCAAGTACTTTCAGCTGTTGAAAA GTACGAAAAATATCATGCCTGTGATAGAGAAGCGGAGGAAGAGAGGAAAGCTAACTACATTGATATG GTTAACAAATATTATGATCTAGCAACAAGCTTTTATGAGTATGGTTGGGGTGAATCTTTCCATTTTGCTCCAAG ATGGAAAGGGGAATCACTTCGAGAAAGTATCAAACGGCATGAACACTTTCTTGCTCTACAATTAGGCGTAAAGCAAGGACAAAAG GTTTTGGATGTTGGATGCGGAATTGGTGGCCCCTTAAGAGAAATTGCCAGATTTAG TGGTACATATGTTACTGGAATCAACAACAATGAATATCAAGTGACACGAGGAAAA GAACTAAACCGTATTGCAGGAGTTGACTACACATGCAGTTATGTGAAG GCGGACTTCATGTGTATGCCATTTGCTGACAACAGTTTCGATGGAATTTTCGCCATAGAAGCTACATGTCATGCCCCAAATGTG TTTGATTGCTACAAGGAAATATTCCGAGTGTTGAAGCCTGGACAATATTTTGCTAATTATGAATGGTGTATCACCGATTTCTTTGATCCTAATAATTCTAATCACCGGAGAATCAAG CGCGAGGTAGAGCTTGGCAATGGACTTCCTGATATTAGATCCATGGGCCAGTGCATTGAAGCTCTGAAACATGCAGGTTTTGAG ATTATTTGGGACAAGGATATTGCTATCGACTCTCCTCTCCCTTGGTATTTGCCTCTGGATAAAAGTCATTTCTCCCTAAGTAATATACGTGTGACAGCTCTTGGACGCTTTTTCACCAGAAACATG GTAAAATTCTTAGAGCGAGTCGGCCTTGCCCCCGAGGGAAGCCAAAAGGTTCAAGCCATCCTGGAGCAAGCTGCTGATGCACTTGTTGAAGGTGGAAA GGAAGGCATTTTCACTCCAATGTATTTCTTCTTGGCAAGAAAGCCTTCTGTTACTGATGATCTACCGACCTAA
- the LOC107843833 gene encoding U3 small nucleolar RNA-associated protein 18 homolog: MASLISQNITHSIIRDEKSKRKTKGEGKEESEKKINRKRKKEHNEENGELEIEDKRKMEKLENKLFGSLYNPVGFGKEDEDEDEKRDDGENDSAMFFVDRFADSALSVYEGDAQLVQEGIVKVEKVRKPVWVDEEEEKTSINIASVNRLRKLRKEEGEDVISGSTYVERLRAQYAKLNPGTEWAKIDFQVRSYSSDDEDSDEEGKDGSKDVKLVDDILQSNEDLVVKSRTKLLPGLLEYSRLVDANAVDPSNAPINSVQFHRNSQLLLVGGLDKKLRFFQIDGKRNTKIQSIFLEDFPIKKASFLPNGSQVIISGRRKFFHVLDLVKASVDKVGPLVGREEKSLESFEVSPDSNTIAFLGNEGYILLVSSKTKELIGTLKMNGTVRSVAFTDDGRQLLSSGGDGQIYHWDLRTRTCIHKGVDEGSINGTALCTSPNGSLFASGSDSGIVNIYNRQEFLGGKRKPIKAIENLTTKVDFMKFNHDSQILAISSSMKKNSSKLIHIPSFTVFSNWPTPNRNVHYPRCLDFSPHGGFMALGNAEGKVLLYKLHHYHDA; encoded by the coding sequence ATGGCGAGCTTGATATCACAGAATATTACTCATTCAATCATCAGGGATGAAAAGTCTAAAAGGAAGACTAAAGGTGAAGGGAAGgaagaaagtgagaaaaaaattaataggaAGAGAAAGAAAGAGCATAATGAAGAGAATGGAGAACTAGAAATCGAGGATAAGAGGAAAATGGAGAAGCTTGAGAACAAATTGTTTGGATCGTTGTACAACCCTGTTGGTTTCGGGaaggaagatgaagatgaagatgaaaagcGAGATGATGGCGAAAATGATTCTGCAATGTTCTTTGTGGACCGTTTTGCTGATAGTGCATTGTCTGTTTATGAGGGAGATGCACAGCTGGTGCAAGAAGGTATCGTAAAAGTGGAGAAGGTGCGGAAACCTGTGTGGGtcgatgaagaagaagagaagactAGTATAAATATAGCAAGTGTGAACAGATTGAGGAAGCTGAGGAAAGAAGAGGGCGAGGATGTGATATCTGGTTCTACGTACGTGGAAAGACTAAGGGCTCAATATGCTAAACTCAATCCAGGCACTGAATGGGCCAAAATCGATTTTCAAGTAAGAAGCTACAGTTCTGACGATGAAGATTCTGACGAGGAAGGTAAAGATGGTTCCAAGGATGTCAAGTTGGTGGATGATATTCTTCAATCAAACGAAGATCTTGTTGTCAAAAGTCGCACGAAATTGTTGCCGGGGCTTCTTGAATATTCAAGATTGGTTGATGCTAATGCAGTTGATCCTTCAAATGCACCGATAAATTCTGTTCAGTTCCACAGGAATTCTCAGTTGCTTCTTGTTGGTGGATTGGATAAAAAACTCAGATTTTTCCAGATTGACGGGAAAAGAAATACGAAGATCCAAAGCATCTTTCTTGAAGACTTTCCAATTAAAAAGGCATCTTTCTTACCCAATGGGTCTCAAGTTATTATATCAGGAAGAAGAAAGTTCTTCCATGTCTTAGACTTGGTCAAAGCAAGTGTAGATAAAGTAGGTCCTCTAGTCGGCAGGGAAGAAAAGAGCCTGGAAAGTTTTGAGGTTTCTCCTGATTCAAATACAATTGCTTTTCTTGGTAACGAAGGATATATTTTGCTAGTTTCCTCCAAAACAAAGGAGCTAATTGGGACACTAAAAATGAATGGAACTGTTCGCTCAGTGGCATTCACTGATGACGGACGACAATTACTGAGCTCTGGCGGAGATGGCCAGATTTACCATTGGGATTTGAGAACAAGGACATGCATTCATAAAGGTGTTGATGAAGGGTCCATAAATGGTACAGCTCTTTGCACTTCACCAAATGGAAGTTTGTTTGCTTCTGGTTCAGACAGTGGGATCGTAAATATTTATAACAGACAAGAGTTTTTAGGGGGAAAGAGAAAACCAATCAAGGCAATTGAGAATCTAACCACGAAAGtggattttatgaaatttaatcACGATTCTCAAATATTAGCCATCAGTTCTAGCATGAAGAAAAACAGCTCAAAGCTAATTCACATTCCATCATTTACAGTTTTCTCAAACTGGCCCACTCCAAATCGGAACGTGCACTATCCCCGCTGCTTGGATTTTAGTCCTCACGGAGGATTCATGGCTCTGGGAAATGCTGAAGGAAAAGTGTTACTGTACAAGTTGCATCATTACCATGATGCGTAG
- the LOC107843831 gene encoding zinc finger AN1 and C2H2 domain-containing stress-associated protein 11, whose product MGTPEFPNLGKHCFVDECRQIDFLPFTCDCCHQVFCLEHRSYNRHNCPTANKNDVSVVVCPLCAKGVRLIPDEDPNITWESHVNTECDPSNYEKATKKRKCPVPGCREILTFSNIIKCRECTIDHCLKHRFGPDHKCPGRKKPESSAFPFVNFRSGSRQAEPKKAPATSSSSWTSTFFKAAEAGMAKLGSGRGQSSNATNHSGRASGQVEQCPQCSLRFSSVTALVSHVQKVHEKNGVMNLTVDVCPRCSKGFRDPVSLVEHVEKEHKGTSKA is encoded by the exons ATGGGTACACCAGAATTCCCAAATCTTGGAAAACATTGCTTTGTAGATGAATGTAGGCAGATTGATTTCTTGCCATTTACTTGTGATTGTTGTCATCAG GTGTTTTGTCTAGAGCATCGGAGCTACAATAGACACAACTGTCCAACAGCGAACAAGAATGATGTTTCTGTGGTCGTTTGCCCACTCTGTGCGAAAGGAGTACGCCTTATTCCTGATGAAGACCCGAATATAACTTGGGAATCACATGTGAACACCGAGTGTGATCCATCAAACTACGAAAAAgccacaaagaagagaaaatgtCCCGTACCTGGCTGCAGAGAGATCCTGACTTTCTCAAACATAATCAAATGCCGGGAGTGTACCATCGATCATTGTTTAAAGCATCGGTTTGGACCTGATCACAAGTGTCCTGGACGTAAGAAACCAGAATCATCAGCATTCCCGTTTGTGAACTTCCGATCTGGCAGTAGACAAGCCGAGCCCAAGAAAGCTCCGGCCACATCATCCTCTAGTTGGACCTCAACCTTCTTCAAGGCAGCTGAAGCCGGAATGGCAAAACTAGGCAGCGGAAGAGGCCAAAGCAGCAATGCTACAAACCATAGTGGGAGAGCCAGCGGGCAAGTTGAGCAATGCCCACAATGCAGTCTAAGGTTTTCTTCAGTCACGGCTCTCGTGAGTCACGTGCAGAAAGTCCACGAAAAGAACGGTGTCATGAACTTGACAGTCGATGTCTGCCCCAGATGTAGTAAAGGCTTTCGCGATCCAGTGTCCCTTGTGGAACATGTCGAAAAGGAACATAAAGGAACTTCAAAGGCATAG